From a region of the Salmo trutta chromosome 10, fSalTru1.1, whole genome shotgun sequence genome:
- the LOC115201633 gene encoding serglycin: MKGLLNSKICLTLAVIFFLADNGHGAPAKGRYMWVKCNPDTKNANCATQRGPLMDLPGPPDRLPSIAVKDIVPEEAGSEPEEQSGEGSATGILFTEQGSGDQLGSTDVDGIDYPGSVFPPNINMDHALPPAQELKEDHLFL, translated from the exons ATGAAGGGACTACTGAATTCGAAGATCTGTCTGACACTGGCTGTCATCTTCTTTCTCGCAGATAACGGACATG GGGCTCCAGCAAAAGGCAGATATATGTGGGTTAAATGCAATCCAGACACCAAGAATGCCAACTGTGCGACACAGAGGGGTCCCTTGATGGACTTGCCCGGGCCTCCTGACAGACTCCCTTCAATTGCCGTAAAGGATAT AGTGCCGGAAGAGGCTGGCTCAGAGCCAGAGGAACAGTCAGGCGAGGGTTCTGCCACAGGAATCCTTTTCACTGAGCAGGGCTCTGGCGATCAGTTGGGCAGCACAGATGTGGATGGGATTGACTACCCTGGCTCTGTCTTCCCACCGAATATTAACATGGATCATGCTCTGCCTCCTGCTCAGGAATTGAAAGAGGATCACCTGTTCCTGTAG